The Oceanisphaera avium genome includes a region encoding these proteins:
- the yihI gene encoding Der GTPase-activating protein YihI: protein MTRIKKSRTPGQLAASKNTRETAAQTKERQRKAKRKGLAPGSRQNVPELHEHNKDKQAPTDPRLGSKKPVPLGPATNTDAPETKKFTKPAPVAKITVIDECAALSPEQELEQLENDERLNTLLDQVDAGKKLAKADGAWLDARLARHQQLLEQLGLLDEEDDEANEGDDLWTRFMDTEFDPAQYEDKEDKS, encoded by the coding sequence ATGACACGCATAAAAAAATCCCGCACTCCGGGACAACTTGCAGCCAGCAAAAACACGCGCGAAACTGCCGCGCAAACTAAAGAGCGCCAGCGTAAAGCTAAACGTAAAGGCTTAGCGCCCGGCTCTCGACAAAACGTGCCTGAGCTTCATGAGCATAATAAAGATAAACAAGCGCCCACTGATCCTCGCTTGGGCTCAAAAAAGCCCGTTCCTCTCGGCCCGGCTACCAACACGGATGCGCCTGAGACAAAAAAATTCACTAAGCCTGCACCTGTTGCAAAAATAACAGTGATCGACGAATGCGCAGCTCTAAGTCCTGAGCAAGAGTTAGAGCAGCTAGAAAATGATGAGCGATTAAATACGCTGTTAGACCAAGTGGATGCCGGTAAAAAGTTAGCCAAAGCCGATGGCGCTTGGTTAGATGCTCGTTTAGCACGTCACCAACAGCTGCTTGAGCAATTAGGCTTGCTGGATGAAGAAGATGACGAGGCCAATGAAGGTGATGATCTGTGGACGCGGTTTATGGATACAGAATTTGATCCTGCACAATACGAGGATAAGGAAGATAAGTCATGA
- a CDS encoding c-type cytochrome — protein MKKIVFTLALMLGVVGVAQAQGDVEAGKSKSATCAACHGPDGNSPIDMYPKLSGQHASYLAKQLAEYKAAATGNEGRANAIMGGMAMPLSEEDMADLAAYFASQAVTPIAVPEDVIEQGAALYQGGDIERGITACIACHGPRGEGLEAAMFPSLTGQHPKYIAEQLHLFRTGERNNDPNGMMRSIAAKLTDQDIEILSKYVAGLR, from the coding sequence ATGAAAAAAATTGTTTTCACGCTAGCCTTAATGCTCGGAGTGGTTGGTGTCGCCCAAGCTCAGGGCGACGTAGAAGCAGGTAAATCCAAGTCAGCTACTTGTGCTGCTTGTCATGGCCCTGATGGCAATAGCCCAATCGACATGTACCCAAAATTATCAGGCCAGCATGCCTCTTATTTAGCTAAGCAATTAGCTGAGTATAAAGCAGCAGCTACCGGTAATGAGGGTCGTGCTAACGCTATCATGGGCGGCATGGCCATGCCCTTGTCTGAAGAAGACATGGCAGATTTAGCTGCTTATTTTGCCAGCCAAGCCGTTACGCCTATCGCGGTACCAGAAGATGTTATCGAACAAGGTGCTGCTTTATACCAAGGCGGTGACATTGAGCGTGGCATTACTGCCTGTATCGCTTGTCACGGTCCACGTGGCGAAGGTTTGGAAGCTGCGATGTTTCCAAGCTTAACTGGCCAACATCCTAAATATATTGCCGAGCAATTGCATTTGTTCCGTACGGGAGAGCGTAATAACGATCCTAACGGCATGATGCGTAGCATAGCGGCCAAGTTAACAGATCAAGACATTGAAATATTGTCTAAATACGTAGCTGGCCTGCGTTAA
- the yihA gene encoding ribosome biogenesis GTP-binding protein YihA/YsxC codes for MDNKQINFNSARFITSAPDISQMPPDTGVEIAFAGRSNAGKSSALNTITQQKSLARISKTPGRTQLINVFELSADKRLIDLPGYGYAKVPQEMKQKWQAALSIYLQKRESLKGLVVLMDIRHPLKDIDQQLLEWASESSLPVLALLTKSDKLKPGPRNSEVLRVREAVKVYGGDIRVESFSSLKGLGVDRAKEVLSAWLLEDEQAEPLTHQDDNN; via the coding sequence TTGGATAACAAACAGATAAATTTTAACAGCGCCCGCTTTATTACTAGTGCGCCAGATATTAGCCAAATGCCGCCCGATACTGGCGTTGAAATTGCCTTTGCTGGCCGCTCCAATGCAGGTAAATCATCTGCTTTAAACACAATAACCCAGCAGAAAAGTCTGGCTCGCATCAGTAAAACGCCCGGTCGTACTCAATTGATTAACGTGTTTGAGCTTAGCGCTGATAAGCGTCTTATCGACTTGCCCGGCTATGGCTATGCAAAAGTGCCACAAGAAATGAAACAAAAATGGCAAGCGGCGTTATCTATTTATTTACAAAAACGCGAGAGTCTTAAAGGGTTAGTGGTACTTATGGATATTCGCCACCCCCTAAAAGACATCGATCAACAGCTATTAGAGTGGGCATCGGAAAGTAGCTTACCGGTGCTCGCCTTACTCACTAAAAGCGATAAATTAAAGCCCGGCCCCCGTAATTCAGAAGTACTACGGGTACGCGAAGCCGTTAAAGTCTACGGCGGCGATATTCGTGTTGAGTCCTTTAGCTCTCTTAAAGGCTTAGGGGTAGATCGCGCTAAAGAAGTACTGAGCGCTTGGCTACTTGAAGATGAGCAAGCCGAGCCCCTCACTCACCAAGATGATAATAACTAA
- a CDS encoding pseudouridine synthase encodes MRLDRFLSEATGLTRSMAKKALHRGDVTVDGEVIKKSDQQIHGQAVRLEGRLLNEPQPRYVLLHKPAGYISATQDEVHPCVFALLPPELCRGMQCAGRLDVDTTGLLLLTDDGQWSHRLRSPKHQCQKVYQVDLAEPLAPGVAQLFSEGIMLHGEDSPTLGAQLDVLSETRVLLTIQEGKYHQVKRMFAAVGNFVVALHRLKVGEIVLEDSLAEGQWRFLTPEEVASI; translated from the coding sequence ATGCGTCTCGACCGATTTTTATCTGAAGCCACCGGCTTAACTCGCTCTATGGCAAAAAAAGCGCTACACAGAGGCGATGTCACCGTAGATGGAGAAGTGATTAAAAAAAGTGACCAGCAAATTCATGGCCAAGCGGTGCGACTCGAGGGGCGCTTATTAAACGAACCTCAGCCGCGCTATGTGTTATTACACAAGCCTGCCGGTTATATTAGCGCCACCCAAGATGAGGTTCACCCTTGCGTGTTTGCGCTCTTGCCACCTGAGCTGTGCCGCGGTATGCAATGTGCCGGGCGCTTAGATGTGGACACCACTGGCTTACTGTTACTCACCGACGATGGCCAGTGGTCACACCGTTTGCGCTCCCCAAAACATCAGTGTCAAAAAGTCTATCAAGTGGACTTAGCCGAGCCGCTTGCGCCTGGCGTAGCTCAACTATTTTCTGAGGGTATTATGCTACACGGCGAAGACTCGCCCACGTTAGGGGCTCAGCTAGACGTGCTCAGTGAAACGCGCGTATTACTGACGATTCAAGAGGGAAAGTATCATCAGGTAAAACGCATGTTTGCTGCTGTGGGTAATTTTGTGGTGGCGTTGCATCGTCTTAAGGTGGGCGAAATTGTCTTAGAAGACTCTTTGGCCGAGGGCCAATGGCGCTTTCTTACACCTGAAGAAGTGGCCTCGATTTAG
- a CDS encoding PAS domain S-box protein: MMPPLTPADEVLRLQALINTGLLDSPTEASFDRITRLAQQIFKVDIALVSLIDKDRQWFKSRQGLEVCETHRDWSFCGHAILDDKVFIVEDTHATACFADNPLVKAAPYIRFYAGAPLLIEGYRLGTLCVIDSQPRSFSEQDSQLLRLLADEVQEQISQRKLLQLSQTLAAKEAQAQLIIANANVGTWLWQPSSHTCQVNERWAQIIGYTLAELEPVTSETWQSRVHPEDEPKLTALVERYLSGVTEKYECKYRMRHKLGHWVWVHSHGQLLDPEVAQSELTLYGSLVDITPEREAQAQLERKNQALSLLNRISFELSGSLDEKVNQALILGGDFLRLSVGMVSEMVSDIYVVRWLAAPAPTHLEVGQHFAIEQTYCKLLLQQTGVLAIANMGQSAFKNEGCYQQLGFESYIAIRLEVDGQFFGTLNFCDASVRAEPFDETDQMFLKLFAHWLGEILSRQLHEERLTKLLDQMPGMLYQYRHWPDGHNSFPYSSNGIKHIYGVTPAQVQRDATQIFARIYEPDLAQVQSSALISQQTLSLWHAQYRTLQADGSLRWVEGRAKPERLDDGSVIWHGYMVDIQAEKQAELALTASEQRLRSLFELSSIGIALNDFKTGQFIDVNQALLDATGFSKSQLLKLHYRQLTPSQYHEQDRQAFVQLSTNGRFAPYEKEYYRWDGSLFPVRQQGVLITEANGRVLLWSLVEDISELKKVEQLQKEFVATVSHELRTPLTSITGSLALLSQGVLGVLPEKVQQLLKVAHHNSQRLNLLINDLLDIEKLAAGKVTFNPQSYDLTELVQIAMTMNQPLGEARGIKLVLKSELSHAKVVIDKDRFLQALSNLQSNAIKFSPSESEVRVSIAPSGEHFYRVSVADEGEGVPLNFRDRIFEKFAQADSSDSRQKGGTGLGLAITKQLMEDMQGRVGFDSQPQQGACFWLEVPREFAFCALHPAPN, encoded by the coding sequence ATGATGCCTCCGTTAACACCGGCTGATGAAGTGCTGCGCTTACAAGCATTGATTAACACCGGTTTACTTGATAGCCCCACAGAGGCGAGCTTTGATCGTATTACTCGCTTGGCGCAGCAAATTTTTAAGGTTGATATCGCACTGGTGTCATTAATTGACAAGGACCGACAATGGTTTAAGTCTCGCCAAGGCTTAGAGGTGTGTGAAACCCATCGTGACTGGTCATTTTGCGGCCATGCTATTTTAGATGACAAGGTTTTTATTGTAGAAGATACCCACGCCACTGCGTGTTTTGCTGATAATCCTCTCGTAAAAGCCGCGCCTTATATTCGCTTTTATGCCGGCGCCCCCTTGCTTATCGAGGGCTATCGTCTGGGCACCTTATGCGTTATTGACAGCCAACCCCGCTCCTTTAGTGAACAAGACAGCCAATTACTGCGCCTGCTTGCTGATGAAGTGCAAGAACAAATTAGCCAGCGCAAATTATTGCAACTAAGCCAAACGCTGGCCGCCAAAGAAGCCCAAGCTCAGCTGATTATTGCCAATGCGAATGTGGGCACTTGGCTATGGCAACCAAGTAGTCATACCTGCCAAGTAAATGAGCGCTGGGCGCAGATTATTGGCTATACCTTGGCGGAGCTGGAACCCGTTACCAGTGAAACATGGCAAAGTCGTGTGCACCCTGAGGATGAACCTAAGTTAACGGCCTTGGTGGAGCGCTATCTAAGTGGAGTAACGGAAAAATATGAGTGCAAATACCGGATGCGACATAAGTTGGGTCATTGGGTGTGGGTGCACAGTCACGGCCAGCTACTAGATCCTGAGGTTGCGCAATCTGAGCTGACGCTTTATGGCTCGCTCGTTGATATTACGCCAGAGCGAGAAGCTCAAGCCCAGCTAGAGCGTAAAAACCAAGCGCTGTCTTTACTTAATCGAATTTCTTTTGAGCTTTCTGGCAGTCTAGATGAAAAAGTAAACCAAGCGCTCATCTTAGGTGGGGATTTTCTACGCTTAAGTGTGGGCATGGTCAGTGAAATGGTCAGCGATATTTATGTGGTGCGTTGGCTGGCCGCGCCCGCTCCTACTCATCTTGAAGTGGGGCAGCATTTTGCGATAGAGCAGACGTATTGCAAGTTACTCTTGCAACAAACTGGCGTACTCGCCATTGCTAATATGGGCCAGTCTGCTTTTAAAAATGAAGGCTGCTATCAGCAATTAGGTTTTGAGAGTTATATTGCGATTCGCTTAGAAGTAGATGGCCAGTTTTTTGGCACCCTTAATTTTTGTGATGCCAGCGTAAGAGCCGAGCCTTTTGATGAAACCGATCAGATGTTTCTTAAACTATTTGCTCATTGGCTCGGCGAAATATTAAGCAGGCAACTCCATGAAGAGCGCTTAACTAAGCTGCTCGATCAAATGCCCGGCATGTTATACCAATATCGGCATTGGCCCGATGGGCATAATAGCTTTCCTTATAGCAGTAATGGCATTAAACATATTTATGGAGTGACCCCAGCGCAAGTGCAGCGAGATGCGACGCAAATTTTTGCCCGTATTTATGAGCCAGACTTAGCCCAAGTACAAAGCAGTGCCTTAATCTCCCAACAAACGCTGTCGCTGTGGCATGCTCAATATCGCACCCTACAAGCCGATGGCAGCCTGCGCTGGGTGGAAGGGCGCGCTAAGCCGGAGCGACTCGATGATGGCAGCGTGATTTGGCATGGGTATATGGTAGATATACAAGCAGAAAAGCAAGCAGAGCTGGCTTTAACTGCTAGCGAGCAGCGGCTGCGCAGTTTATTTGAATTATCCTCTATCGGGATTGCGCTTAATGATTTTAAAACCGGCCAGTTTATTGATGTAAATCAGGCGCTGCTTGATGCGACTGGCTTTAGTAAGTCACAATTATTAAAGCTGCATTATCGCCAACTCACGCCCAGCCAATATCATGAGCAAGACCGCCAAGCCTTTGTGCAACTATCCACTAATGGTCGCTTTGCGCCCTATGAAAAAGAATATTACCGCTGGGATGGCTCGCTATTTCCGGTGCGCCAACAAGGAGTGTTGATCACCGAAGCCAATGGGCGGGTATTACTGTGGTCGCTTGTTGAAGATATCTCGGAATTAAAAAAAGTAGAGCAATTACAAAAAGAATTTGTTGCCACCGTTAGTCATGAATTGCGCACTCCTTTGACCTCTATCACCGGCTCATTAGCACTGCTTAGCCAAGGGGTGTTAGGTGTGCTGCCTGAAAAAGTACAACAGTTATTAAAAGTGGCTCACCATAATAGTCAGCGCTTAAATTTGTTAATTAATGACTTATTAGATATTGAAAAGCTGGCGGCCGGTAAAGTGACGTTTAATCCCCAAAGCTATGATTTAACTGAGCTAGTGCAAATCGCCATGACCATGAACCAGCCCTTAGGGGAAGCCCGAGGCATTAAACTGGTGCTTAAGTCTGAGCTCAGCCACGCCAAGGTCGTGATCGATAAAGACAGATTCTTACAAGCGCTGTCTAATTTGCAGTCTAATGCTATTAAGTTCTCACCCTCTGAAAGTGAGGTGCGAGTGAGCATAGCGCCCAGTGGTGAGCATTTTTATCGAGTGAGTGTGGCAGATGAGGGTGAGGGAGTGCCGCTTAATTTTAGGGATCGCATTTTTGAAAAATTTGCCCAAGCGGATAGCTCAGACAGTCGCCAAAAAGGCGGCACGGGATTAGGACTCGCCATTACCAAACAATTAATGGAAGACATGCAAGGGCGGGTGGGGTTTGACTCACAACCTCAGCAAGGAGCCTGTTTTTGGCTAGAGGTGCCGCGAGAGTTCGCCTTTTGCGCCCTACACCCAGCACCAAACTAA
- a CDS encoding sensor histidine kinase: MALIILVTTLVIILAVLSTGYHMLVKGAERQLRNQQSIITARAAEQVAQLLALRANTLAHIGVQLSSGQQLHPVPTLKQELARQRQINGFSMFPDGIIVLDNKGIARAESVYVPQRIGTDYGQRAHVQQALQTGQVTMSQPVIGLRTGQPLMNMVQPILSDEGEVLGLLMGIITLRDGSLLPEQSVRQARREGISFKIIDTHNQLYIYDGAHQGVMTQLESLPTPLADPLVDAAFSGFSNGITDSQPNAWLYANARLDALNWVFISAVPYSHALAPAKAFFIRFAGISLGLGAILSALAFWLVWLAIRPLDRMTQQIRTMSHQVQASRPQETVRLSEQGVTEVASLAQAFNQLTDERQALSELKDDFIAVISHELRTPLTSINGALKLTHLGHGGPLPKKAAELTALALRNGERLQLLINDLLDFNKLSKGKMSLTPVRIDIAELVAQTINSNQPMAMQHQVQLCQDNVESLLIYQDPLRLRQVLDNLVSNAIKYSPAHGQVNIKATKTNDHQVRITVSDQGAGISNEFAPFIFERFAQAEHGNMRAQQGTGLGLTICKNLVSLMQGEIGFYNAEGAHFWVDLPLNMAAQLNQETLP; this comes from the coding sequence ATGGCCCTGATTATATTAGTGACCACATTAGTGATCATTTTAGCCGTATTGTCGACGGGCTATCACATGTTAGTAAAGGGCGCCGAGCGCCAGCTACGTAATCAGCAAAGTATTATTACCGCCCGCGCCGCCGAGCAAGTTGCCCAGCTATTAGCGCTACGTGCTAACACCTTAGCTCATATTGGCGTGCAGCTTTCTAGCGGCCAGCAATTACATCCTGTGCCCACGCTCAAACAAGAATTGGCTCGCCAGCGCCAAATTAATGGTTTTTCGATGTTTCCCGATGGCATTATTGTGTTGGATAACAAAGGCATAGCGCGCGCCGAAAGTGTATATGTGCCGCAGCGAATTGGTACCGATTATGGACAGCGCGCTCATGTGCAACAAGCACTACAAACAGGCCAAGTCACGATGAGCCAACCTGTGATTGGCTTGCGCACCGGACAGCCGCTAATGAATATGGTGCAACCTATATTATCAGATGAGGGCGAGGTCCTAGGACTGCTAATGGGTATTATCACCCTGCGCGATGGCTCCTTGTTACCAGAGCAAAGTGTGCGCCAAGCTCGTCGTGAGGGAATTTCTTTTAAAATTATTGATACGCATAATCAGCTCTATATTTATGACGGTGCGCACCAAGGGGTTATGACTCAGCTAGAGTCCTTACCGACACCCTTAGCAGACCCGCTAGTGGACGCCGCTTTTTCTGGCTTTAGTAATGGTATTACCGATAGCCAGCCTAATGCTTGGTTATATGCCAATGCCCGCCTTGATGCGCTAAATTGGGTATTTATTAGCGCTGTGCCTTACAGCCATGCACTCGCCCCAGCTAAGGCTTTTTTTATTCGCTTTGCCGGTATTAGCTTAGGCTTAGGCGCGATTCTCTCTGCCTTGGCGTTTTGGTTAGTTTGGTTGGCAATTCGCCCACTCGATAGAATGACTCAGCAAATACGTACCATGAGCCATCAAGTACAAGCGAGTCGTCCCCAAGAGACAGTGAGATTATCGGAGCAGGGCGTCACTGAAGTGGCGAGCTTAGCGCAGGCGTTTAATCAGCTCACCGATGAGCGCCAGGCGCTTAGTGAGCTAAAAGACGACTTTATAGCCGTGATTAGTCATGAATTGCGCACGCCACTGACTTCTATTAATGGTGCGCTAAAGCTAACGCATTTAGGCCACGGCGGCCCCTTACCGAAAAAAGCCGCCGAGCTTACGGCCTTAGCACTGCGCAATGGTGAGCGTTTACAGTTGTTAATTAATGATCTTCTGGATTTTAATAAGCTCAGCAAAGGTAAGATGAGCTTAACGCCAGTGCGCATCGATATTGCAGAACTAGTGGCGCAGACTATCAACAGTAATCAGCCTATGGCGATGCAACACCAAGTGCAGTTATGCCAAGACAATGTCGAGTCTTTGCTAATTTATCAAGATCCGCTGCGCTTGCGCCAAGTGCTGGATAACTTAGTGAGCAATGCCATTAAATACTCTCCTGCCCACGGCCAAGTTAATATCAAAGCCACCAAAACTAATGACCATCAAGTGCGTATTACGGTAAGTGACCAAGGTGCGGGCATTAGTAATGAGTTTGCGCCCTTTATTTTTGAGCGTTTTGCTCAAGCTGAACACGGCAATATGCGCGCTCAGCAAGGTACTGGGCTCGGGCTGACGATTTGTAAAAATTTGGTCTCTTTAATGCAAGGTGAAATAGGCTTTTATAATGCAGAAGGCGCTCATTTTTGGGTCGATTTACCGCTAAATATGGCTGCGCAACTTAATCAGGAGACCTTACCATGA
- a CDS encoding diguanylate cyclase, translated as MAPKVTAIDERLLQLKARFAERSAIQLRELSAKLTDWQYGHCTREDLQTLYELLHRLAGSSGTFGFHQLGQEAGQLEQVIKAQISDSPPLSDLHLAPEIQARLAQLSRLLVTEPSSSAEAATTDLPDTASEQTQLLVLDSSLNELAEALNNFGFKVVVCEELPLHCAHCWRSTSIIIAPAAKLTQVVNWNQQQAQSHHASPSPILCIGSDDSFAARYALAEQGADGLFLQPVKVPQLAKRIEQIKSQQQQPYASKVLLLDDDQELAEHYRLVLTQAGKNVKVMAEPTELLAVLAEFRPDIVLLDVHMPPYSGVTLARMIRLEPDWLSLPVIYLSSEQDRDLQISALAQGADEFITKPISDEQLILTVRALCHRARQLAKLVSSDGLTGLLNHSHIKRALGHEYARVQRYGHNTSLAMLDLDHFKGVNDTHGHGVGDLVIKALAQLLQQRLRTTDHLGRYGGEEFVVILPECSLAQAKHMFEEICYHFSQLSFMGNNGTFHVTVSVGLALLNDFVSEEHALNAADAALYQQKQAGRNGVTCYLPHAPASDSPE; from the coding sequence ATGGCGCCGAAAGTAACCGCAATCGATGAGCGATTATTGCAGCTTAAGGCTCGCTTTGCCGAACGTAGCGCAATTCAACTGCGCGAACTCAGCGCCAAACTAACCGATTGGCAATACGGCCACTGTACGCGAGAAGATTTACAAACGCTCTATGAGTTATTGCATCGGCTAGCTGGCTCAAGTGGCACCTTTGGCTTTCATCAACTCGGTCAAGAAGCCGGCCAACTGGAGCAAGTGATCAAAGCCCAGATCAGCGACTCACCCCCGCTATCTGATCTTCACCTCGCTCCTGAAATCCAAGCGCGCCTAGCTCAGCTTTCACGCTTACTGGTTACTGAACCCTCTTCTTCTGCTGAGGCAGCCACAACAGACCTACCAGACACAGCGAGCGAACAAACCCAATTACTCGTATTAGACTCCAGCTTAAACGAGCTGGCAGAGGCGCTTAATAATTTTGGCTTTAAGGTAGTCGTTTGCGAAGAGCTACCACTGCATTGTGCGCATTGCTGGCGAAGTACTAGCATTATTATCGCGCCTGCCGCCAAGCTTACCCAAGTAGTAAACTGGAATCAGCAACAAGCACAATCCCACCATGCCTCGCCCTCACCCATTTTATGTATTGGCTCTGATGATAGCTTTGCCGCGCGTTATGCACTGGCTGAACAAGGCGCTGATGGTCTGTTCTTACAACCGGTAAAAGTGCCGCAACTGGCAAAGCGCATTGAGCAAATAAAATCCCAACAGCAACAGCCTTACGCCAGTAAGGTGTTATTGCTAGATGATGACCAAGAGCTAGCAGAGCATTATCGTTTAGTGCTCACCCAAGCGGGTAAAAACGTTAAAGTAATGGCCGAGCCTACTGAGCTATTAGCGGTGTTGGCCGAGTTTCGCCCAGATATAGTACTGCTTGATGTGCATATGCCGCCTTATTCCGGCGTGACCTTAGCGCGCATGATCCGCTTGGAGCCAGATTGGTTAAGCTTACCCGTTATCTACTTATCATCTGAACAAGACCGAGACTTACAAATTAGTGCCCTTGCTCAGGGCGCGGATGAGTTTATTACTAAGCCTATTTCTGATGAACAACTGATCCTGACCGTGCGCGCACTTTGTCATCGCGCTCGCCAGCTCGCCAAACTAGTCTCTAGTGATGGCTTAACCGGCTTATTAAATCACTCACATATTAAGCGCGCCCTTGGCCATGAATATGCAAGAGTGCAGCGCTATGGCCACAATACCAGTTTAGCTATGCTCGACTTGGATCACTTTAAGGGAGTGAATGATACTCACGGCCATGGTGTGGGTGACTTAGTAATTAAAGCTTTAGCGCAATTATTACAACAGCGATTACGTACCACAGATCATCTTGGTCGCTACGGCGGCGAGGAGTTTGTCGTTATCTTACCAGAGTGTTCATTAGCGCAAGCTAAGCACATGTTTGAAGAAATCTGTTATCACTTTTCACAATTAAGCTTTATGGGTAATAACGGCACTTTTCACGTCACCGTGAGTGTGGGACTGGCGCTATTGAACGACTTTGTCAGTGAAGAGCATGCCCTTAATGCTGCTGATGCTGCTTTATATCAGCAAAAACAAGCGGGTAGAAATGGCGTTACTTGCTATCTGCCCCATGCTCCTGCTAGCGACTCCCCCGAGTAA
- a CDS encoding HDOD domain-containing protein, with protein sequence MPILLLEDDPLVAELLILVLGNLAPWAQVKHCSTVAGAKAAWRPCMQLVICDRHLSDGSGLELVKLVRSQDRHLPIVMISAHSDRDAVMSAARLGVSEFIAKPLDIAMLQHRLTPLLTKLSPPLAKPAAKQSLSTWLTQCLSQPLKLPTALSVAAVLPLLELRDELSPQSLSRTWHNEIPLAARLLQLANGASLKRSGKPINQLSEAISTLGIEMSLSAAMALALDIRGALQEPRLIAQAQHFYTMAEQVADIARAMALSIGIHGGAIYSAGLLSRAGELAVIRALQDFINQGGQLQDAELTQALNQWSAPFGNRLKMQWGLALPMRELIGAVHQAPSYATQRALLIMHLAGLRVRSQLNTAAALRMLRQVGLDVEKWRSERLVVPALIADVIPPSTQSH encoded by the coding sequence ATGCCTATTTTGCTGTTAGAAGATGACCCCTTAGTGGCAGAGCTGCTGATATTAGTGCTGGGAAATTTAGCCCCCTGGGCACAGGTTAAGCATTGCAGCACGGTGGCGGGCGCCAAAGCGGCGTGGCGTCCCTGTATGCAACTAGTTATTTGCGATCGCCACCTCAGTGATGGCTCTGGCTTAGAGCTAGTAAAGCTCGTGCGCAGTCAAGATCGTCATTTACCTATTGTCATGATCAGTGCGCACTCGGATCGTGACGCTGTGATGAGCGCAGCCCGCTTAGGAGTAAGCGAATTTATTGCCAAACCGCTCGATATCGCCATGTTACAACACAGACTTACGCCGCTACTCACTAAACTGAGTCCTCCGCTAGCAAAGCCAGCCGCCAAACAAAGCCTAAGCACTTGGTTAACTCAGTGTCTAAGCCAGCCTCTTAAACTACCCACGGCGTTATCGGTAGCAGCAGTATTACCCCTACTTGAACTTCGCGACGAGCTTTCGCCACAAAGTTTAAGTCGTACTTGGCACAATGAAATCCCGCTTGCGGCTCGCCTATTACAACTGGCCAATGGTGCCTCTTTAAAGCGCAGCGGCAAACCCATAAATCAACTCTCAGAGGCGATTAGCACCTTGGGTATTGAGATGTCTTTGTCTGCGGCAATGGCGCTAGCACTAGATATTCGCGGCGCATTACAAGAGCCAAGATTAATAGCCCAAGCTCAGCATTTTTATACCATGGCAGAGCAAGTAGCCGATATTGCACGCGCCATGGCGCTGAGTATTGGCATTCATGGCGGTGCGATTTATTCGGCGGGTTTACTCAGTCGTGCCGGCGAGCTGGCAGTCATACGTGCGCTGCAAGATTTTATTAACCAAGGGGGGCAACTCCAAGATGCGGAGCTGACTCAAGCGCTTAATCAATGGAGTGCGCCTTTTGGTAATCGCCTTAAAATGCAATGGGGATTGGCCCTGCCAATGCGTGAATTAATTGGCGCCGTTCATCAAGCTCCTAGCTATGCGACCCAGCGTGCCCTGTTGATTATGCATCTAGCTGGCTTAAGAGTCCGCTCCCAATTAAATACCGCTGCGGCGCTGCGAATGTTGCGCCAAGTGGGCTTAGATGTAGAAAAGTGGCGGTCTGAGCGCTTAGTTGTCCCTGCGCTTATCGCCGACGTTATTCCACCCTCCACACAGAGTCATTAA
- a CDS encoding response regulator, producing the protein MSTQCLSRILYVEDDADIREIAQLALEVVGGFEVLLCASGEQALLQAIDFAPQLILLDVMMPGMDGPSTLTALRQHAELAHIPIAFMTAKIQPQEIAHYKAMGAVDVIAKPFDPMRLPQQVTDIWSSSKA; encoded by the coding sequence ATGTCTACACAGTGCTTGAGTCGAATTTTATACGTAGAAGATGATGCAGATATTCGCGAGATTGCCCAGTTAGCATTAGAAGTAGTGGGAGGATTTGAAGTATTGCTGTGTGCCAGTGGCGAGCAAGCGCTGTTACAAGCCATCGACTTTGCACCCCAGCTGATATTATTAGATGTCATGATGCCGGGCATGGATGGCCCCAGTACTTTAACCGCCTTGCGCCAACATGCAGAGCTGGCACATATTCCAATTGCGTTTATGACGGCAAAAATTCAACCCCAAGAAATCGCCCACTACAAAGCCATGGGCGCCGTAGATGTCATTGCTAAGCCCTTTGATCCCATGCGCTTGCCCCAGCAAGTGACCGACATTTGGTCGAGCAGTAAAGCGTAA